Proteins encoded within one genomic window of Trichoderma asperellum chromosome 2, complete sequence:
- a CDS encoding uncharacterized protein (antiSMASH:Cluster_2.3), producing MTSVSRLFQLSGTCNNYPWGKRGHQSLAAQLCKKTPGTDFAINDDEYYSELWFGDYPDFPARDLETGQTLAELLKSNEEKLLGSYAVEKFGNNLPFLPKILSIAKALPLQIHPNKSLAAKLHEKDPEKFSDSNHKPEIAVALSRFELFAGWRELSQISPMFNIPSLRRFLPEESNTWNEKTLRNVVRGILKADEQTIQNIEKDLRQQSLEDIQKLGYPSSTFELIQRLQSQYSATDPGLLIAILCMNFFVLEPGEAIFIPTDGVHCYLSGDIVECMARSNNMLSGGLCPVADRDNVDLFCETLKIDSSTQADNLKLPAKPSKDGASGYTMVYQPPIGEFDLIRIDMPVGKEELIWNHKGPTVAIAISGEGVVLGDGKELAVKPGFIFFIAAATNTMIRADTALQIFAAVLR from the exons ATGACAAGTGTATCAAGGCTGTTTCAATTAAGCGGAACTTGCAACAATTATCCTTGGGGAAAGAGAGGGCACCAGTCACTCGCAGCCCAACTCTGCAAAAAGACACCTGGAACCGACTTCGCTATAAATGATGATGAGTACTATTCCGAGTTGTGGTTTGGTGACTATCCAGACTTTCCAGCGAGAGACTTGGAAACGGGACAAACACTTGCAGAACTCTTAAAATCCAACGAGGAAAAATTGCTTGGTTCATATGCAGTGGAGAAATTTGGAAACAATCTTCCATTTCTACCAAAG ATCCTTTCAATAGCCAAAGCTTTGCCGTTACAGATTCATCCAAATAAATCACTTGCGGCTAAACTTCATGAGAAAGACCCAGAAAAATTCTCAGATTCTAATCACAAGCCAGAGATTGCGGTGGCTCTGTCGCGATTTGAACTGTTTGCTGGCTGGAGAGAATTGAGCCAAATATCTCCTATGTTCAATATACCAAGTCTGCGGCGCTTCTTGCCTGAAGAGTCGAACACTTGGAATGAGAAAACCCTCCGAAATGTTGTCCGCGGAATATTGAAGGCAGATGAACAGACCATTCAAAATATCGAAAAGGATCTGAGGCAACAATCCCTAGAAGATATTCAAAAACTTGGCTATCCAAGCTCGACTTTTGAATTGATTCAGCGCTTGCAATCGCAATACTCTGCTACAGACCCAGGGTTGTTGATTGCAATTTTATGCATGAATTTCTTTGTATTGGAGCCTGGTGAAGCAATTTTCATCCCAACTGATGGTGTTCATTGCTATTTGTCGGGAGACATTGTGGAGTGCATGGCTCGTTCTAACAACATGCTCAGTGGTGGCCTTTGCCCAGTTGCCGACCGCGATAATGTTGATCTCTTCTGCGAGACCCTAAAAATTGATTCAAGTACACAAGCAGATAATCTGAAGTTACCGGCAAAGCCAAGTAAGGATGGTGCCAGTGGGTATACAATGGTGTATCAACCGCCCATTGGCGAGTTTGATTTGATTCGCATCGACATGCCGGTTGGAAAAGAGGAATTAATTTGGAATCACAAAGGCCCGACTGTAGCCATTGCGATTTCTGGGGAGGGTGTCGTTCTAGGCGATGGAAAGGAGCTTGCTGTTAAACCCGGGTTTATCTTCTTTATTGCGGCAGCGACTAATACGATGATAAGGGCTGATACTGCCCTACAGATTTTCGCTGCTGTATTACGTTAA